The following are encoded in a window of Bacteroidales bacterium genomic DNA:
- a CDS encoding glycoside hydrolase family 2 protein: MKKWLLFLFISAMLLACSRTENTFTEVIKTAIGTDWQFRQADSSRWHPATVPGTVHTDLLANQMIEDPFYRLNEKQQQWIDKVDWEYQASFILSEDILRKQHIELVFEGLDTYADVFLNDTLILTADNMFRTWRIDCKPYLKPENNLHIVLKSPIKIGLQKLDDLGYQLPADNDQSENGGLGKQRVSIFTRKAGYHFGWDWGPRLVTSGIWRPISIEAWSQARIEDAQIIQNQLDNENANLTMVTEVKVDTLLPATIEVWCQNSQLASEKLQLLAGSHFYEMDFEINNPKLWWPNGLGEAFLYPITLKLIIDKTLADTAHIDVGLRTLQLVREPDSAGESFYFEVNGRPVFAKGANYIPNDIFLPRVTPQHYEQVVQAAADANMNMLRVWGGGIYEDDLFYDLCDRHGIMIWQDFMFACAMYPGDNAFLENVHHEATDNVKRLRNHPCLALWCGNNEIENAWGPYDENRGWGWKQRHSAGERAEIWQAYDTLFHNILPQLVQQLDEKTPYWHSSPSAGMGKLAGEDTPSGDVHYWGVWHGQHPFADYKKYKARFMSEYGFQSFPTMASVAKFTEPQDWDLDSGVMTAHQRSGIGNQRIRAYMENDYVVPQDFEQLLYVSQLLQAEAIRTAIEAHRSAMPYCMGSLYWQLNDVWPVASWSGMDSYGQWKALHYAAREAFKNTIVTVDQTDSLLRFIVVSDLAETRKAILQMEVMSFDGDTLFNKNILITIPANQAQEVFAISMPEILAKANPQEVLLSVRLMQDVQIIDRALHYFVSPKDMLLPDPEIKLDVSKADGGVKIAISADKLVKNLFLMHQSDENHFSDNFFDLPAGETKEVFVATNSASEDFRKDLRIMHLKETMVE, encoded by the coding sequence ATGAAAAAATGGCTCCTTTTCTTATTTATCAGCGCAATGCTCCTGGCTTGCAGCCGAACTGAAAACACATTTACGGAAGTGATAAAAACTGCTATTGGCACCGACTGGCAATTCCGTCAGGCCGACAGCAGCAGGTGGCATCCTGCCACTGTTCCGGGCACAGTACATACCGATTTGCTGGCCAACCAAATGATTGAAGACCCGTTTTACCGCCTCAACGAAAAGCAGCAGCAGTGGATCGACAAGGTTGATTGGGAATATCAAGCCAGTTTTATCCTCTCTGAAGATATTTTGCGAAAGCAACACATCGAGCTGGTTTTTGAAGGACTCGACACCTACGCGGATGTTTTCCTCAACGACACTCTTATTCTTACTGCCGACAACATGTTCCGCACCTGGCGTATCGATTGCAAACCTTATCTAAAACCGGAAAATAATTTGCATATCGTCCTGAAATCCCCCATCAAAATCGGACTTCAAAAATTAGATGATCTGGGCTATCAGTTACCTGCTGACAACGACCAGTCGGAAAATGGCGGGCTTGGCAAGCAGCGGGTGAGCATTTTTACGCGAAAGGCGGGTTATCATTTTGGCTGGGATTGGGGGCCGCGGCTTGTTACATCAGGCATCTGGCGTCCGATCAGCATCGAAGCCTGGAGCCAGGCACGGATTGAGGATGCACAAATCATCCAAAACCAACTCGACAACGAAAATGCAAATCTGACGATGGTGACGGAAGTGAAAGTTGACACTTTGCTACCGGCAACAATCGAAGTATGGTGTCAAAATAGTCAGCTTGCTTCCGAAAAGTTGCAGTTGCTGGCAGGGTCACATTTTTATGAAATGGATTTTGAAATTAATAACCCGAAACTCTGGTGGCCAAACGGTTTGGGTGAAGCGTTTTTGTACCCCATCACCCTGAAGTTGATAATTGATAAGACACTGGCAGATACTGCACATATCGACGTTGGCCTGCGTACTTTGCAACTGGTACGCGAGCCTGACAGCGCTGGAGAGAGTTTTTATTTTGAAGTGAATGGTAGACCTGTTTTCGCCAAGGGCGCCAATTACATTCCCAACGATATTTTTTTGCCGCGGGTAACTCCTCAGCATTATGAGCAAGTAGTTCAGGCTGCCGCCGATGCCAACATGAACATGCTACGCGTGTGGGGGGGCGGCATTTACGAAGATGATCTTTTTTATGATCTCTGCGACCGCCACGGCATCATGATTTGGCAGGACTTTATGTTTGCCTGCGCCATGTACCCCGGCGATAACGCATTTCTGGAAAACGTCCACCACGAAGCAACCGACAACGTGAAGCGGCTGCGCAACCACCCTTGTCTGGCACTTTGGTGTGGCAACAATGAAATAGAAAACGCCTGGGGACCTTATGACGAAAACCGCGGCTGGGGCTGGAAGCAACGACATTCCGCCGGCGAACGTGCAGAGATTTGGCAGGCATACGACACGCTCTTTCACAACATCCTTCCGCAATTAGTGCAACAGCTCGACGAAAAAACACCTTACTGGCACTCCTCGCCTTCGGCAGGCATGGGTAAGCTCGCCGGCGAGGACACTCCCTCGGGCGACGTGCATTATTGGGGTGTATGGCACGGCCAGCATCCTTTTGCTGATTATAAAAAATACAAAGCCCGCTTTATGAGCGAGTACGGATTTCAGTCGTTCCCGACAATGGCGTCTGTAGCCAAATTTACCGAACCACAGGATTGGGATTTGGACTCAGGGGTGATGACTGCACACCAGCGGTCGGGCATTGGCAACCAGCGCATCCGCGCCTACATGGAAAACGACTACGTGGTACCGCAGGATTTCGAACAGCTGCTCTACGTGAGCCAGCTCCTGCAAGCAGAAGCCATACGCACTGCTATCGAAGCGCACCGCAGCGCCATGCCTTATTGTATGGGTTCACTTTACTGGCAACTCAACGATGTGTGGCCGGTGGCATCGTGGTCGGGAATGGATTCCTATGGACAATGGAAGGCGCTGCATTATGCCGCCAGAGAGGCGTTTAAAAATACAATAGTCACTGTTGATCAAACGGACAGCCTACTGCGATTTATAGTGGTTTCGGATTTGGCAGAAACGCGAAAAGCCATTTTACAAATGGAAGTCATGAGTTTTGATGGGGACACCTTATTTAATAAAAATATTCTGATCACCATCCCGGCGAACCAGGCACAGGAAGTTTTTGCGATAAGCATGCCTGAAATTTTGGCAAAAGCCAATCCACAAGAAGTGCTGCTAAGTGTGCGGCTGATGCAAGATGTTCAAATAATCGACAGAGCGCTGCATTATTTCGTCAGCCCGAAGGATATGCTGCTGCCTGATCCGGAAATAAAGCTGGATGTTTCAAAGGCAGATGGTGGTGTAAAGATTGCGATAAGCGCAGACAAACTGGTAAAAAACCTCTTTTTGATGCATCAATCTGACGAAAATCATTTTTCCGACAACTTCTTTGATTTGCCTGCCGGCGAAACAAAGGAAGTTTTTGTTGCCACAAATAGCGCTTCAGAAGATTTCCGAAAAGACTTGCGCATCATGCATCTTAAAGAAACTATGGTGGAATAG
- a CDS encoding TonB-dependent receptor codes for MTKNFFMLLAALALPGFLWAQFTFTGSVRDAESGQSLPGAHVVIANSYHNAVTDHQGNFVMKNLAAGTFQVEVTFLGYQKKTATVELSRDTRMEFGLQPRTILEDEVVITATRLSQKTPGTWQQVGQEELKTQNLGKDLPLLLRSTPATVVTTDAGAGVGYSGIRIRGTDITRINVTVNGIPMNDPESQGLFWVNMPDLASSVDNIQIQRGVGTSTNGAAAFGASINMQTQKLQAEPYARISSSAGSYRTFKNTISFGSGLLNGRFAIDGRLSKITSDGYIDRASSDLKSFYLSGGYYGAKTIVRVNVTSGKQKTYQAWYGIPSDSLATNRTYNPAGEYTDDQGKLAYYDNQTDNYQQNHYQLLLSQMVSRKININAAAFYVRGYGYYESYKSKGKFAKYGLDNVVVNGDTMRASDLIARKYLDNDFYGFTFSGNYNSFDKITASVGGGWNYYDGNHYGNVIWSKYSDANNLDKRWYENEGIKRQFNIYGKINYQITKVLNAFVDLQMRGIHYQIDGTHDDMSDITQEHDFLFFNPKFGAMYQPNNHHQVYFSFAIANREPTRSDFRDADENHEPQAERLTDYELGYNYSAGKVRLNMNLYYMDYKDQLVLTGEINKTGAPIFTNVPDSYRAGVELVAGVKATGWLHLEANAALSRNRIKQYVAFVDNWSPPYHQLENELTDTDLSFSPDVVAGGTIQFIPIENLSVAVVAKYVGRQYIDNTSSDKRMIDAYFVNDLNISYGFGTKLFSRVELFANISNLFSTKYSSNAWVYRYYSEGNEYMDNGYFPQAPINFLAGATISF; via the coding sequence ATGACAAAAAACTTTTTTATGCTGCTGGCGGCATTGGCACTGCCAGGATTCCTCTGGGCGCAATTCACTTTTACGGGCTCCGTGCGCGATGCCGAAAGTGGTCAGTCGCTGCCCGGCGCACACGTGGTTATTGCAAACTCCTACCACAATGCGGTAACCGATCATCAGGGTAATTTCGTGATGAAAAACCTGGCTGCCGGTACCTTTCAGGTGGAGGTTACCTTTTTGGGTTACCAGAAAAAAACGGCCACAGTAGAATTGTCGCGTGACACCCGGATGGAGTTTGGGTTGCAACCTCGCACCATACTCGAAGATGAGGTGGTGATAACCGCCACACGCCTGAGTCAGAAAACGCCTGGTACGTGGCAGCAGGTGGGCCAGGAGGAACTTAAAACACAAAACCTGGGCAAAGACCTGCCCTTGCTGCTGCGATCTACACCAGCAACTGTTGTTACCACTGATGCAGGCGCCGGCGTAGGTTACAGCGGCATCCGCATCCGCGGCACCGACATCACACGCATCAACGTTACCGTGAACGGGATACCGATGAACGATCCCGAGTCGCAAGGTCTTTTTTGGGTAAATATGCCCGACCTGGCCAGTTCTGTTGATAACATACAAATACAGCGCGGCGTGGGCACCAGCACCAACGGGGCAGCAGCTTTTGGCGCAAGCATCAACATGCAGACACAAAAACTCCAGGCCGAACCGTATGCACGCATTAGCAGCTCGGCAGGAAGCTACCGGACTTTTAAAAATACGATCTCGTTTGGCTCAGGTTTGCTCAACGGTCGCTTTGCAATCGATGGCCGCCTTTCGAAAATTACGTCCGACGGATACATCGACAGGGCTTCTTCTGATCTTAAAAGTTTTTATCTCAGTGGCGGATATTATGGCGCCAAAACCATTGTGCGTGTTAACGTAACTTCGGGAAAACAAAAAACCTACCAGGCGTGGTATGGCATTCCTTCCGACAGCCTGGCCACCAACCGCACCTACAACCCCGCCGGCGAATACACGGATGATCAAGGGAAACTGGCTTATTACGACAACCAAACCGACAATTACCAGCAGAATCATTATCAGTTGTTGCTTTCGCAGATGGTAAGTCGCAAAATCAACATCAATGCTGCGGCCTTTTACGTGCGTGGCTATGGATATTATGAGAGCTATAAATCCAAAGGGAAATTTGCCAAATATGGTTTGGATAATGTGGTGGTGAATGGCGACACGATGCGCGCTTCTGATTTGATCGCACGCAAATATCTCGACAACGATTTTTATGGTTTTACCTTTTCAGGAAACTATAATAGTTTTGATAAGATCACGGCTTCTGTGGGTGGCGGCTGGAATTACTACGACGGCAACCATTACGGCAACGTGATCTGGAGCAAATATTCGGATGCCAATAACCTCGACAAGCGATGGTATGAAAATGAAGGCATAAAGAGACAATTTAATATTTATGGGAAAATTAATTATCAAATCACCAAAGTACTGAATGCTTTTGTTGATTTGCAGATGCGGGGAATTCACTACCAAATTGACGGCACGCACGACGATATGAGCGACATTACGCAGGAGCACGATTTCTTATTTTTTAATCCGAAGTTTGGCGCCATGTATCAGCCCAACAACCATCATCAGGTATATTTTTCGTTTGCCATCGCAAATCGTGAGCCTACGCGCAGCGACTTTCGCGATGCCGATGAAAACCACGAGCCGCAAGCTGAAAGGCTTACCGACTATGAGCTGGGTTACAATTACAGCGCGGGTAAGGTTCGTCTGAACATGAATTTGTATTATATGGATTACAAAGATCAACTGGTGCTCACCGGTGAAATAAACAAAACCGGCGCGCCCATTTTTACCAATGTGCCCGACAGCTATCGTGCGGGTGTGGAGTTGGTGGCGGGTGTAAAGGCCACCGGATGGCTGCATCTGGAAGCCAATGCCGCACTGAGCAGGAACCGGATAAAACAGTACGTGGCGTTTGTGGATAACTGGAGCCCGCCCTACCATCAGCTCGAAAACGAACTCACCGATACCGACCTTTCCTTTTCGCCTGATGTAGTGGCGGGAGGCACCATTCAGTTTATTCCCATCGAAAACCTATCGGTGGCAGTTGTTGCAAAATATGTGGGTCGTCAGTACATCGACAACACTTCGAGCGACAAGCGGATGATCGACGCTTATTTTGTGAATGACCTCAACATTAGCTATGGATTTGGAACTAAGTTGTTCAGCAGGGTGGAACTTTTTGCTAATATCTCTAACCTGTTCAGCACCAAATATTCGTCTAATGCGTGGGTTTATCGTTATTATTCCGAAGGCAACGAATACATGGACAACGGTTATTTCCCACAAGCACCCATCAACTTTCTGGCAGGCGCCACCATTTCGTTTTAG
- the aroQ gene encoding type II 3-dehydroquinate dehydratase: MKILILNGPNLNLLGSRQTDIYGSEDFDSFLQKIEKKYPEINFDYRQSNIEGELIDHLHAACGKYDGIILNAGAYTHTSVAIADAVAAIDVPVIEVHISNIFSREDFRQISFIAPVAHGTISGFGLKSYLLAIESFRME; the protein is encoded by the coding sequence ATGAAAATCCTTATTCTCAACGGACCCAATCTCAATTTGCTGGGATCGCGCCAGACCGACATCTACGGCAGTGAAGATTTTGATTCTTTTCTGCAAAAGATCGAAAAGAAATATCCGGAAATTAATTTTGATTACCGCCAGTCCAACATCGAGGGCGAGCTTATCGACCACCTGCATGCCGCGTGTGGTAAATACGACGGCATCATCCTCAATGCGGGAGCTTACACGCATACCTCTGTGGCCATCGCCGATGCTGTGGCAGCCATCGATGTGCCGGTGATTGAAGTGCATATCTCCAATATTTTCAGTCGCGAAGATTTCCGGCAAATCTCCTTTATCGCTCCGGTGGCACATGGCACCATCTCAGGGTTTGGCCTCAAAAGCTATCTTTTGGCTATCGAGAGTTTCAGGATGGAATGA
- a CDS encoding glycosyltransferase family 2 protein, translated as MKIAVVILNWNGRHFLERFLPGVIDSCRDVADVIVADNASTDDSVEFLKNNFPQVRLILNTENFGFAEGYNAALRQVDSEYYVLLNSDIEVPQTWLQPVIALMDSDENIAACQPKILSFDDRSVFEYAGAGGGFIDRYGYPFCRGRVFQSIETDEGQYNDISEVFWATGACMFIRASLYHQVGGLDKDFFAHMEEIDICWRLKQLGYKIMYCGKSEVYHIGGGSLDKSSPRKTYLNIRNNNIMLYKNLPANQLYQVFFMRFFLDVAAAIKFLFDGGFRHFVAVTRAHMGFYYKYKISKRKRRLIEQRHVSMIYQGNIAMDHYVKGVKTFGQLDGEKFSG; from the coding sequence ATGAAAATTGCCGTAGTAATACTTAACTGGAACGGGCGCCATTTTCTGGAGCGGTTCCTGCCAGGCGTTATCGATAGCTGCCGGGACGTAGCCGACGTAATTGTTGCAGACAATGCTTCCACAGATGATTCGGTGGAATTTCTCAAAAACAATTTTCCGCAGGTAAGACTTATCCTCAACACCGAAAATTTTGGATTTGCCGAAGGCTACAATGCAGCGCTGCGACAGGTGGATTCGGAATATTATGTTTTGCTCAACAGCGATATCGAAGTTCCTCAAACTTGGCTACAGCCGGTAATTGCGCTGATGGATAGCGATGAAAACATTGCTGCCTGCCAGCCAAAAATCCTTTCTTTCGACGACCGTAGCGTTTTTGAATACGCAGGTGCCGGTGGCGGATTTATCGACCGTTATGGCTATCCGTTTTGTCGTGGCCGCGTCTTTCAGTCTATCGAAACGGATGAGGGGCAATACAACGACATCAGTGAAGTTTTTTGGGCTACGGGTGCTTGCATGTTTATCCGCGCCAGCCTGTATCATCAGGTGGGCGGCCTCGACAAGGACTTCTTTGCCCACATGGAAGAAATCGATATTTGTTGGCGGCTCAAGCAGCTTGGCTATAAAATAATGTATTGCGGCAAGTCGGAGGTGTATCATATCGGCGGTGGCTCGCTCGACAAATCCTCGCCACGCAAGACCTATCTCAACATCCGCAACAACAACATAATGCTCTACAAAAACCTCCCGGCCAACCAGTTGTATCAGGTGTTTTTCATGCGTTTTTTCCTCGATGTGGCAGCAGCCATTAAATTTCTTTTCGACGGTGGCTTCCGGCACTTTGTTGCTGTGACACGGGCGCACATGGGTTTTTATTACAAATACAAAATCAGTAAAAGGAAACGTCGGTTGATAGAGCAGCGCCACGTAAGCATGATCTACCAAGGCAACATTGCAATGGATCATTATGTAAAAGGTGTTAAAACCTTTGGCCAACTCGACGGGGAAAAGTTCAGCGGATAA
- a CDS encoding GWxTD domain-containing protein: MLKRYLFLLTVFVLSVHVTMAQNDRYVQAQLFYSKFYSPVDGPYLETYLSVVGNTVNYQPLPEGGFQGKIEVSMIFTKDSAVVNYDKYELLSPVVKDTSHIDFNFLDQQRFSLPNGVYDFQITINDPGSEMPPYATTQTIEINFPPDEASVSGIQLVESYEATTTENILSKSGYDLVPYVYNFLPEKVTTLTFYSEIYNATKQFGESEPFLINYFLESYETGKKLNKFARFKRESAKAVNIIFANFDITHLASGNYNLVVEVRNRENEVIAENRLFFQRSNPAVAIDFADYAAASAQNSFVSRITSKDTLRHYIDYLIPVATDVELRFITYQIQKGDADLQMMQSFFFNFWLDRNEGDPEYAWRNYLSAVDLVNDQFGAPGSKGQRGYRTDMGRIFLKYGPPNTISDQPFAASTSGMTINDGGEQGYDAGSVPYQIWHYYTIDNQRNRKFVFANIHIALNNYKLIHSNMPGEISNENWQAELHNRFQQGGINPDGDKYGGKSGDLYNNPR, translated from the coding sequence ATGCTAAAAAGATATTTGTTTCTGCTTACAGTTTTTGTTTTGTCTGTTCATGTTACAATGGCACAGAATGACAGATACGTTCAGGCACAGCTTTTTTATTCTAAATTTTATTCGCCTGTCGACGGGCCTTATCTGGAAACTTATCTTTCGGTGGTGGGCAATACCGTTAATTACCAGCCGCTACCCGAAGGTGGCTTTCAGGGAAAAATAGAAGTTTCCATGATCTTTACCAAAGACAGCGCGGTGGTAAATTATGATAAATACGAGCTGCTTAGTCCGGTAGTGAAGGATACTTCCCACATCGATTTTAACTTTCTGGATCAACAGCGTTTTAGCCTTCCCAACGGCGTGTACGATTTTCAGATCACCATAAACGACCCGGGCAGCGAGATGCCTCCATACGCTACCACGCAAACCATTGAGATAAACTTCCCACCCGATGAAGCATCGGTTTCAGGAATACAGTTGGTGGAATCTTACGAGGCTACTACCACAGAAAATATCCTCAGCAAAAGCGGCTATGACCTGGTGCCTTACGTTTACAATTTCCTTCCCGAGAAGGTAACCACGCTTACTTTTTATTCTGAAATTTACAATGCCACAAAGCAATTTGGCGAAAGCGAGCCATTTTTAATAAATTATTTTTTGGAGTCCTACGAGACCGGGAAAAAGCTCAACAAATTTGCACGGTTTAAGCGTGAATCAGCGAAAGCGGTCAATATCATTTTCGCTAATTTCGACATTACGCATCTTGCCTCCGGAAATTACAATCTGGTGGTGGAGGTGCGCAACCGCGAAAATGAGGTGATTGCTGAAAATCGTCTGTTTTTCCAACGCAGCAATCCGGCTGTGGCCATCGACTTTGCTGACTATGCCGCTGCTTCTGCGCAGAATTCGTTCGTTTCGCGTATCACCAGCAAAGACACGCTGCGGCACTATATCGATTATCTGATTCCGGTAGCCACCGATGTGGAGCTTAGGTTTATCACCTATCAGATACAAAAAGGTGACGCCGACCTACAGATGATGCAGAGCTTCTTTTTTAATTTTTGGCTCGACCGCAACGAAGGAGATCCTGAATATGCCTGGCGCAATTATCTGAGCGCTGTAGATCTTGTGAATGATCAGTTTGGCGCTCCCGGCTCGAAGGGGCAGAGGGGTTATAGAACCGATATGGGTCGCATCTTCCTGAAGTACGGCCCGCCTAACACCATCAGCGACCAGCCTTTTGCAGCCAGCACCAGCGGCATGACCATCAATGATGGTGGCGAGCAGGGCTACGACGCCGGCTCGGTGCCTTATCAAATCTGGCATTATTATACCATCGACAACCAGCGCAACCGCAAGTTTGTGTTTGCCAACATTCATATCGCCCTCAACAATTATAAATTAATACACAGCAACATGCCCGGCGAGATAAGCAACGAAAATTGGCAGGCCGAGCTGCACAACCGTTTTCAGCAGGGCGGCATCAATCCTGACGGCGACAAATACGGCGGCAAGTCGGGCGACTTGTACAACAATCCCAGATAA